In one Salvelinus fontinalis isolate EN_2023a chromosome 16, ASM2944872v1, whole genome shotgun sequence genomic region, the following are encoded:
- the LOC129812777 gene encoding kazal-type serine protease inhibitor domain-containing protein 1-like isoform X2: MAWAGVWLCMCVGVSVSVHLTLGVPPQHRGWLRLWEEGEGCGECERERCPLAPSNCPAGQVQDSCGCCEQCGNVEGQQCDPDGAQDFYGRCGEGLVCQRRTRRGRRGRRRGEPEPKCVCEAQGSVCGSDGRTYPNLCQLREAASRKGTTLRLTGQGPCYSAPRISRAPRDLSNYTGNDIVFGCEVSAFPLPNLSWRKKGSDNFLPGDDPHISVQARGGPQRYTVSTWLQIQNLHLSDAGIYSCISHNALGETSASARLTVLRQELRVLKGRLNEEEDEEEYYYDDTEEGSDDGQTESGDYLG; the protein is encoded by the exons ATGGCCTGGGCTGGGGtgtggttgtgtatgtgtgtcggtGTGAGTGTATCTGTCCATCTGACCCTTGGGGTGCCCCCCCAGCACCGCGGCTGGCTGCGTCTATGGGAGGAGGGCGAGGGCTGTGGGGAGTGTGAGAGGGAGCGCTGTCCTCTGGCGCCCTCTAACTGTCCAGCAGGGCAAGTGCAGGACAGCTGCGGCTGCTGTGAGCAGTGTGGCAACGTGGAGGGGCAGCAATGTGACCCGGATGGGGCGCAGGATTTCTATGGGCGCTGTGGAGAGGGGCTGGTCTGCCAGAGGAGAACCAGGAGAGGACGGAGGGGCCGCAGGAGGGGTGAACCAgaacctaagtgtgtgtgtgaggcacaGGGCTCTGTGTGTGGCTCTGATGGACGCACCTATCCCAACCTGTGTCAGCTGAGAGAGGCAGCCAGTCGGAAAGGAACCACTCTGAGACTCACTGGACAGGGACCATGCTACTCTG CTCCTCGTATCTCCAGAGCCCCCAGAGACCTGTCCAACTACACTGGAAACGACATTGTGTTTGGCTGTGAGGTCTCTGCCTTCCCTCTGCCCAACCTCAGCTGGAGGAAGAAGGGCAGTGACAACTTCCTGCCAGGGGACGATCCACACATCTCTGTCCAG gcTCGAGGTGGCCCCCAGAGGTACACAGTCTCTACCTGGCTGCAGATACAGAATCTTCACCTCTCAGACGCAGGGATCTACTCCTGCATCTCCCACAATGCACTGGGGGAGACGTCTGCGTCCGCCCGTCTCACGGTGCTCAGGCAGG AGCTGAGGGTTCTGAAAGGCCGTCTGaatgaagaggaggatgaagaggagtaTTACTATGACGACACTGAGGAAGGCAGCGATGATGGGCAGACAGAATCTGGAGACTACCTGGGATGA
- the LOC129812777 gene encoding kazal-type serine protease inhibitor domain-containing protein 1-like isoform X1, which produces MAWAGVWLCMCVGVSVSVHLTLGVPPQHRGWLRLWEEGEGCGECERERCPLAPSNCPAGQVQDSCGCCEQCGNVEGQQCDPDGAQDFYGRCGEGLVCQRRTRRGRRGRRRGEPEPKCVCEAQGSVCGSDGRTYPNLCQLREAASRKGTTLRLTGQGPCYSAPRISRAPRDLSNYTGNDIVFGCEVSAFPLPNLSWRKKGSDNFLPGDDPHISVQTPPSLSSSQARGGPQRYTVSTWLQIQNLHLSDAGIYSCISHNALGETSASARLTVLRQELRVLKGRLNEEEDEEEYYYDDTEEGSDDGQTESGDYLG; this is translated from the exons ATGGCCTGGGCTGGGGtgtggttgtgtatgtgtgtcggtGTGAGTGTATCTGTCCATCTGACCCTTGGGGTGCCCCCCCAGCACCGCGGCTGGCTGCGTCTATGGGAGGAGGGCGAGGGCTGTGGGGAGTGTGAGAGGGAGCGCTGTCCTCTGGCGCCCTCTAACTGTCCAGCAGGGCAAGTGCAGGACAGCTGCGGCTGCTGTGAGCAGTGTGGCAACGTGGAGGGGCAGCAATGTGACCCGGATGGGGCGCAGGATTTCTATGGGCGCTGTGGAGAGGGGCTGGTCTGCCAGAGGAGAACCAGGAGAGGACGGAGGGGCCGCAGGAGGGGTGAACCAgaacctaagtgtgtgtgtgaggcacaGGGCTCTGTGTGTGGCTCTGATGGACGCACCTATCCCAACCTGTGTCAGCTGAGAGAGGCAGCCAGTCGGAAAGGAACCACTCTGAGACTCACTGGACAGGGACCATGCTACTCTG CTCCTCGTATCTCCAGAGCCCCCAGAGACCTGTCCAACTACACTGGAAACGACATTGTGTTTGGCTGTGAGGTCTCTGCCTTCCCTCTGCCCAACCTCAGCTGGAGGAAGAAGGGCAGTGACAACTTCCTGCCAGGGGACGATCCACACATCTCTGTCCAG ACTccgccctccctctcctcctcccaggcTCGAGGTGGCCCCCAGAGGTACACAGTCTCTACCTGGCTGCAGATACAGAATCTTCACCTCTCAGACGCAGGGATCTACTCCTGCATCTCCCACAATGCACTGGGGGAGACGTCTGCGTCCGCCCGTCTCACGGTGCTCAGGCAGG AGCTGAGGGTTCTGAAAGGCCGTCTGaatgaagaggaggatgaagaggagtaTTACTATGACGACACTGAGGAAGGCAGCGATGATGGGCAGACAGAATCTGGAGACTACCTGGGATGA